One stretch of Zingiber officinale cultivar Zhangliang chromosome 6B, Zo_v1.1, whole genome shotgun sequence DNA includes these proteins:
- the LOC121992374 gene encoding uncharacterized protein LOC121992374 isoform X3 has protein sequence MGKKGCAVKKRRGNGVSAPRDANDTKRREMKRKLGSSTSQLDPVDEVDCGVGYSSFCGEGSRNETADVEKKKKEVFASEEISVSDNKQVAEAEFVTKQRGNTDAEVPSKMIKLDSWEQGIVGGSDPLVPANRKVAGVGENQIQIRPEKAGKEGAENTKSMKSPGNFQKLGGNDHHTSGGAGDRRAEIDISRSQDRTLKVQGKADDALRVLRSNKVGGFEKYYIRRKYKGGIPKDINSVFLARATLNEPALSPSERVDENSNFTSTMSKNELSRSKHEIPKKSGSGEPKKQQKIVSPDREKRRVADTAKSKTALRTKSRSSTETSFKKKQASKVGGVSHITEKQKLRAQIKSILVAAGWTIDLRPRRGRDYEDSVYIPPEGGSGYWSITKAYAIYQNKLSITNNVVGKTSSGRSSRTSASQSVVPLESLALLKRVVVNKRRRKAEETEKFQEGRMKRVKQASYKSHLRDQVKGKLASNSKFSYNSTSHKNVHKGLINKRGGHTILVRGGHNELEADDADYVPYVWKRTILSWMIDMGVLPINGKVKYMNQQKTKTMLEGWITREGINCSCCRKILPISEFELHAGSELLHPSQNIFLEDGEISLFLCKIEAWKKQVESERQGYYYFDVSCEDPNDDICGICGDGGSLMCCDACPSTFHLNCLGIEKPPPGDWYCTNCCCKYCGIPSGGTDGAVLFSCHQCEARYHKDCTPCPESDSAIPKCPTISFCAKSCRMVFSGLQELLGTKHDIDAGLSWSVVRCFDDVDSSELALRSRQGVECNSKIAVAFAVMNECFLPIVDKRSGINLIHGVVYNCRSNLRRMNFQGFYTFTLEREDEIISVASIRIFGTRFAEMPFIGTRNMYRRQGMCHQLLSGIESALSSLNVEKLVIPAISELKDTWINVFGFRPLEVSQEVDARSINILVFPGTGLLQKQLLKSHSSENMSVDGVRLVKYDIEHHKKTSTHDSSEALCAILEFPYSAQTVGSCRNATEIERESSDHPAEAINCKSFEYKSSENAGDVSMNTYSKRRLTVSHSENKSQVDLTTDQKTLIDSSSDAINQEEYGIVSKQTPNVFASAFQNPKCSLPVKSPIKCKIFQDTCEDHRGCLDSITFKRVHDIRENMESIMLLGGSATLFGSESR, from the exons ATGGGGAAGAAGGGGTGCGCGGTGAAAAAGCGAAGAGGGAATGGCGTCTCTGCGCCGAGGGATGCCAATGACACGAAGAGGAGGGAAATGAAACGGAAGTTAGGTTCGAGTACTTCGCAGCTGGACCCAGTAGATGAGGTGGACTGTGGAGTTGGATACAGCTCATTCTGTGGCGAAGGCAGTCGGAATGAGACGGCGGatgtggagaagaagaaaaaggaggttTTTGCTTCAGAAGAGATTTCTGTCTCTGATAATAAACAAGTTGCTGAGGCAGAGTTTGTTACAAAGCAGCGTGGTAACACTGATGCTGAGGTCCCTTCAAAGATGATCAAATTGGATTCCTGGGAACAAG GCATAGTTGGTGGTTCCGATCCCCTAGTGCCTGCAAATAGAAAGGTGGCTGGAGTGGGCGAAAACCAAATACAGATACGTCCAGAAAAGGCTGGAAAGGAGGGAGCTGAAAACACAAAGTCGATGAAATCACCAGGTAATTTTCAGAAACTCGGGGGCAACGATCATCATACTAGCGGTGGCGCGGGTGACAGAAGAGCCGAAATTGACATTTCACGATCCCAAGACCGTACTCTGAAGGTGCAAGGGAAAGCTGATGATGCCTTGAGGGTCCTACGTAGTAATAAAGTGGGTGGGTTTGAGAAATATTATATTAGGAGGAAATACAAGGGGGGGATCCCAAAGGATATAAACTCTGTTTTTCTTGCCCGGGCCACATTGAATGAACCAGCTCTTTCTCCATCTGAAAGGGTTGACGAAAATTCAAATTTTACTAGCACAATGAGTAAAAATGAATTGAGTAGGTCAAAACATGAGATCCCCAAGAAGAGTGGATCCGGCGAACCTAAAAAACAACAGAAAATTGTTTCTCCTGACCGAGAAAAAAGGAGAGTAGCAGACACTGCAAAGAGCAAAACTGCTTTGAGAACAAAGAGTAGATCCAGTACAGAAACATCTTTCAAGAAAAAACAAGCATCAAAGGTTGGAGGTGTATCTCACATTACAGAAAAGCAGAAACTTAGAGCACAGATAAAAAGTATACTTGTAGCTGCTGGTTGGACAATAGATCTTAGGCCAAGAAGGGGCAGAGACTATGAGGATTCTGTTTACATACCGCCTGAAGGTGGTAGTGGTTATTGGTCAATCACAAAGGCTTATGCAATTTATCAAAACAAATTAAGTATAACAAACAATGTGGTGGGCAAGACTTCTTCTGGAAGGAGCTCTAGAACTTCTGCTAGTCAATCTGTTGTACCTCTGGAGTCCCTTGCTTTATTGAAGAGAGTTGTTgttaacaagagaagaagaaaggcagAAGAGACTGAAAAATTCCAGGAGGGCAGAATGAAGAGGGTAAAGCAAGCTTCTTACAAGAGCCATCTTAGAGATCAGGTTAAGGGTAAACTGGcttcaaactcaaaattttcttataattcCACATCTCATAAGAATGTTCACAAAGGATTAATAAACAAAAGGGGTGGACACACCATCTTGGTTCGTGGTGGTCACAATGAGTTAGAAGCTGATGATGCAGACTATGTTCCGTATGTCTGGAAACGGACAATTCTTTCTTGGATGATAGATATGGGTGTATTGCCAATTAATGGAAAAGTGAAGTATATGAACCAACAAAAGACTAAAACAATGTTGGAAGGCTGGATTACTAGAGAAGGTATTAACTGCAGCTGTTGTCGCAAAATCCTACCAATATCGGAGTTCGAGCTTCATGCTGGTAGCGAACTCCTGCATCCTTCACAAAATATATTTCTGGAGGATGGAGAAATTTCCCTGTTCCTGTGCAAGATTGAGGCATGGAAAAAACAGGTTGAGTCTGAACGACAAGGATACTATTATTTTGATGTCAGCTGTGAAGACCCTAATGATGATATCTGTGGTATCTGTGGTGATGGTGGTTCCTTAATGTGTTGTGATGCCTGTCCTTCAACATTTCATCTGAACTGCTTGGGCATTGAG AAGCCGCCTCCTGGAGATTGGTACTGCACAAACTGCTGCTGTAAGTACTGTGGCATTCCTAGTGGAGGAACTGATGGGGCAGTTTTATTTTCATGCCATCAGTGTGAGGCAAGAT ATCATAAAGACTGTACTCCCTGCCCTGAATCTGATTCTGCCATTCCCAAGTGTCCTACCATTTCCTTTTGTGCTAAAAGTTGTAGAATG GTTTTCAGTggattacaggagcttcttgggACGAAACATGATATTGACGCAGGATTGTCATGGAGTGTTGTTAGGTGTTTTGATGATGTGGATTCCTCTGAATTGGCATTAAGGTCGCGTCAAGGAGTGGAATGCAATTCAAAGATTGCAGTTGCCTTTGCAGTTATGAATGAATGCTTTCTTCCAATTGTTGATAAGAGAAGTGGCATTAACCTTATCCATGGTGTTGTGTATAATTGTAG ATCCAATTTGCGTCGGATGAACTTTCAAGGTTTCTACACATTTACTTTGGAAAGAGAAGACGAAATCATCTCTGTGGCATCCATTAG AATTTTTGGAACCAGATTTGCAGAAATGCCTTTTATTGGGACCAGAAACATGTACAGACGCCAAGGGATGTGCCATCAACTTCTTAGTGGAATTGAATCA GCCCTCTCTTCTCTAAACGTTGAAAAGTTAGTTATACCTGCAATTTCTGAATTAAAGGACACTTGGATTAATGTCTTTGGCTTTAGGCCTCTTGAGGTTTCTCAAGAAGTAGATGCCAGGTCCATAAACATATTGGTTTTTCCTGGCACTGGTTTATTACAGAAGCAATTGCTGAAAAGTCATTCATCAGAAAATATGTCTGTTGATGGAG TCAGATTGGTTAAATACGACATCGAACATCACAAGAAAACGTCAACTCATGATTCTTCTGAGGCCCTTTGTGCCATACTCGAATTCCCTTACTCTGCTCAAACTGTTGGCTCTTGCAGAAATGCTACTGAAATTGAAAGAGAGAGTTCAGATCATCCTGCAGAGGCCATCAATTGCAAATCTTTTGAATACAAGTCATCAGAGAATGCTGGTGATGTGTCAATGAACACTTATTCTAAGAGACGTTTAACAGTTTCTCACAGTGAAAATAAATCTCAAGTAGATCTTACAACTGATCAGAAAACTTTGATTGACAGTAGCTCTGATGCTATTAATCAGGAAGAATATGGTATTGTTTCCAAGCAAACACCCAATGTTTTTGCCTCTGCTTTTCAAAATCCAAAATGCTCTTTGCCTGTCAAATCTCCCATTAAGTGTAAGATTTTTCAAGATACATGTGAGGATCATCGTGGTTGTCTTGATTCTATTACCTTCAAGCGTGTGCATGACATTAGAGAAAACATGGAATCCATTATGCTCCTTGGTGGATCAGCCACACTGTTTGGTTCTGAATCTCGGTGA
- the LOC121992374 gene encoding uncharacterized protein LOC121992374 isoform X1 produces the protein MGKKGCAVKKRRGNGVSAPRDANDTKRREMKRKLGSSTSQLDPVDEVDCGVGYSSFCGEGSRNETADVEKKKKEVFASEEISVSDNKQVAEAEFVTKQRGNTDAEVPSKMIKLDSWEQGEKDKSLLDVNKPPQTLISQSGTDKIETNAGIVGGSDPLVPANRKVAGVGENQIQIRPEKAGKEGAENTKSMKSPGNFQKLGGNDHHTSGGAGDRRAEIDISRSQDRTLKVQGKADDALRVLRSNKVGGFEKYYIRRKYKGGIPKDINSVFLARATLNEPALSPSERVDENSNFTSTMSKNELSRSKHEIPKKSGSGEPKKQQKIVSPDREKRRVADTAKSKTALRTKSRSSTETSFKKKQASKVGGVSHITEKQKLRAQIKSILVAAGWTIDLRPRRGRDYEDSVYIPPEGGSGYWSITKAYAIYQNKLSITNNVVGKTSSGRSSRTSASQSVVPLESLALLKRVVVNKRRRKAEETEKFQEGRMKRVKQASYKSHLRDQVKGKLASNSKFSYNSTSHKNVHKGLINKRGGHTILVRGGHNELEADDADYVPYVWKRTILSWMIDMGVLPINGKVKYMNQQKTKTMLEGWITREGINCSCCRKILPISEFELHAGSELLHPSQNIFLEDGEISLFLCKIEAWKKQVESERQGYYYFDVSCEDPNDDICGICGDGGSLMCCDACPSTFHLNCLGIEKPPPGDWYCTNCCCKYCGIPSGGTDGAVLFSCHQCEARYHKDCTPCPESDSAIPKCPTISFCAKSCRMVFSGLQELLGTKHDIDAGLSWSVVRCFDDVDSSELALRSRQGVECNSKIAVAFAVMNECFLPIVDKRSGINLIHGVVYNCRSNLRRMNFQGFYTFTLEREDEIISVASIRIFGTRFAEMPFIGTRNMYRRQGMCHQLLSGIESALSSLNVEKLVIPAISELKDTWINVFGFRPLEVSQEVDARSINILVFPGTGLLQKQLLKSHSSENMSVDGVRLVKYDIEHHKKTSTHDSSEALCAILEFPYSAQTVGSCRNATEIERESSDHPAEAINCKSFEYKSSENAGDVSMNTYSKRRLTVSHSENKSQVDLTTDQKTLIDSSSDAINQEEYGIVSKQTPNVFASAFQNPKCSLPVKSPIKCKIFQDTCEDHRGCLDSITFKRVHDIRENMESIMLLGGSATLFGSESR, from the exons ATGGGGAAGAAGGGGTGCGCGGTGAAAAAGCGAAGAGGGAATGGCGTCTCTGCGCCGAGGGATGCCAATGACACGAAGAGGAGGGAAATGAAACGGAAGTTAGGTTCGAGTACTTCGCAGCTGGACCCAGTAGATGAGGTGGACTGTGGAGTTGGATACAGCTCATTCTGTGGCGAAGGCAGTCGGAATGAGACGGCGGatgtggagaagaagaaaaaggaggttTTTGCTTCAGAAGAGATTTCTGTCTCTGATAATAAACAAGTTGCTGAGGCAGAGTTTGTTACAAAGCAGCGTGGTAACACTGATGCTGAGGTCCCTTCAAAGATGATCAAATTGGATTCCTGGGAACAAGGTGAAAAGGATAAATCTCTACTTGACGTTAACAAGCCGCCGCAAACTCTTATTTCACAATCTGGTACTGATAAAATAGAGACAAATGCAGGCATAGTTGGTGGTTCCGATCCCCTAGTGCCTGCAAATAGAAAGGTGGCTGGAGTGGGCGAAAACCAAATACAGATACGTCCAGAAAAGGCTGGAAAGGAGGGAGCTGAAAACACAAAGTCGATGAAATCACCAGGTAATTTTCAGAAACTCGGGGGCAACGATCATCATACTAGCGGTGGCGCGGGTGACAGAAGAGCCGAAATTGACATTTCACGATCCCAAGACCGTACTCTGAAGGTGCAAGGGAAAGCTGATGATGCCTTGAGGGTCCTACGTAGTAATAAAGTGGGTGGGTTTGAGAAATATTATATTAGGAGGAAATACAAGGGGGGGATCCCAAAGGATATAAACTCTGTTTTTCTTGCCCGGGCCACATTGAATGAACCAGCTCTTTCTCCATCTGAAAGGGTTGACGAAAATTCAAATTTTACTAGCACAATGAGTAAAAATGAATTGAGTAGGTCAAAACATGAGATCCCCAAGAAGAGTGGATCCGGCGAACCTAAAAAACAACAGAAAATTGTTTCTCCTGACCGAGAAAAAAGGAGAGTAGCAGACACTGCAAAGAGCAAAACTGCTTTGAGAACAAAGAGTAGATCCAGTACAGAAACATCTTTCAAGAAAAAACAAGCATCAAAGGTTGGAGGTGTATCTCACATTACAGAAAAGCAGAAACTTAGAGCACAGATAAAAAGTATACTTGTAGCTGCTGGTTGGACAATAGATCTTAGGCCAAGAAGGGGCAGAGACTATGAGGATTCTGTTTACATACCGCCTGAAGGTGGTAGTGGTTATTGGTCAATCACAAAGGCTTATGCAATTTATCAAAACAAATTAAGTATAACAAACAATGTGGTGGGCAAGACTTCTTCTGGAAGGAGCTCTAGAACTTCTGCTAGTCAATCTGTTGTACCTCTGGAGTCCCTTGCTTTATTGAAGAGAGTTGTTgttaacaagagaagaagaaaggcagAAGAGACTGAAAAATTCCAGGAGGGCAGAATGAAGAGGGTAAAGCAAGCTTCTTACAAGAGCCATCTTAGAGATCAGGTTAAGGGTAAACTGGcttcaaactcaaaattttcttataattcCACATCTCATAAGAATGTTCACAAAGGATTAATAAACAAAAGGGGTGGACACACCATCTTGGTTCGTGGTGGTCACAATGAGTTAGAAGCTGATGATGCAGACTATGTTCCGTATGTCTGGAAACGGACAATTCTTTCTTGGATGATAGATATGGGTGTATTGCCAATTAATGGAAAAGTGAAGTATATGAACCAACAAAAGACTAAAACAATGTTGGAAGGCTGGATTACTAGAGAAGGTATTAACTGCAGCTGTTGTCGCAAAATCCTACCAATATCGGAGTTCGAGCTTCATGCTGGTAGCGAACTCCTGCATCCTTCACAAAATATATTTCTGGAGGATGGAGAAATTTCCCTGTTCCTGTGCAAGATTGAGGCATGGAAAAAACAGGTTGAGTCTGAACGACAAGGATACTATTATTTTGATGTCAGCTGTGAAGACCCTAATGATGATATCTGTGGTATCTGTGGTGATGGTGGTTCCTTAATGTGTTGTGATGCCTGTCCTTCAACATTTCATCTGAACTGCTTGGGCATTGAG AAGCCGCCTCCTGGAGATTGGTACTGCACAAACTGCTGCTGTAAGTACTGTGGCATTCCTAGTGGAGGAACTGATGGGGCAGTTTTATTTTCATGCCATCAGTGTGAGGCAAGAT ATCATAAAGACTGTACTCCCTGCCCTGAATCTGATTCTGCCATTCCCAAGTGTCCTACCATTTCCTTTTGTGCTAAAAGTTGTAGAATG GTTTTCAGTggattacaggagcttcttgggACGAAACATGATATTGACGCAGGATTGTCATGGAGTGTTGTTAGGTGTTTTGATGATGTGGATTCCTCTGAATTGGCATTAAGGTCGCGTCAAGGAGTGGAATGCAATTCAAAGATTGCAGTTGCCTTTGCAGTTATGAATGAATGCTTTCTTCCAATTGTTGATAAGAGAAGTGGCATTAACCTTATCCATGGTGTTGTGTATAATTGTAG ATCCAATTTGCGTCGGATGAACTTTCAAGGTTTCTACACATTTACTTTGGAAAGAGAAGACGAAATCATCTCTGTGGCATCCATTAG AATTTTTGGAACCAGATTTGCAGAAATGCCTTTTATTGGGACCAGAAACATGTACAGACGCCAAGGGATGTGCCATCAACTTCTTAGTGGAATTGAATCA GCCCTCTCTTCTCTAAACGTTGAAAAGTTAGTTATACCTGCAATTTCTGAATTAAAGGACACTTGGATTAATGTCTTTGGCTTTAGGCCTCTTGAGGTTTCTCAAGAAGTAGATGCCAGGTCCATAAACATATTGGTTTTTCCTGGCACTGGTTTATTACAGAAGCAATTGCTGAAAAGTCATTCATCAGAAAATATGTCTGTTGATGGAG TCAGATTGGTTAAATACGACATCGAACATCACAAGAAAACGTCAACTCATGATTCTTCTGAGGCCCTTTGTGCCATACTCGAATTCCCTTACTCTGCTCAAACTGTTGGCTCTTGCAGAAATGCTACTGAAATTGAAAGAGAGAGTTCAGATCATCCTGCAGAGGCCATCAATTGCAAATCTTTTGAATACAAGTCATCAGAGAATGCTGGTGATGTGTCAATGAACACTTATTCTAAGAGACGTTTAACAGTTTCTCACAGTGAAAATAAATCTCAAGTAGATCTTACAACTGATCAGAAAACTTTGATTGACAGTAGCTCTGATGCTATTAATCAGGAAGAATATGGTATTGTTTCCAAGCAAACACCCAATGTTTTTGCCTCTGCTTTTCAAAATCCAAAATGCTCTTTGCCTGTCAAATCTCCCATTAAGTGTAAGATTTTTCAAGATACATGTGAGGATCATCGTGGTTGTCTTGATTCTATTACCTTCAAGCGTGTGCATGACATTAGAGAAAACATGGAATCCATTATGCTCCTTGGTGGATCAGCCACACTGTTTGGTTCTGAATCTCGGTGA
- the LOC121992374 gene encoding uncharacterized protein LOC121992374 isoform X2, with the protein MGKKGCAVKKRRGNGVSAPRDANDTKRREMKRKLGSSTSQLDPVDEVDCGVGYSSFCGEGSRNETADVEKKKKEVFASEEISVSDNKQVAEAEFVTKQRGNTDAEVPSKMIKLDSWEQGEKDKSLLDVNKPPQTLISQSGTDKIETNAGIVGGSDPLVPANRKVAGVGENQIQIRPEKAGKEGAENTKSMKSPGNFQKLGGNDHHTSGGAGDRRAEIDISRSQDRTLKVQGKADDALRVLRSNKVGGFEKYYIRRKYKGGIPKDINSVFLARATLNEPALSPSERVDENSNFTSTMSKNELSRSKHEIPKKSGSGEPKKQQKIVSPDREKRRVADTAKSKTALRTKSRSSTETSFKKKQASKVGGVSHITEKQKLRAQIKSILVAAGWTIDLRPRRGRDYEDSVYIPPEGGSGYWSITKAYAIYQNKLSITNNVVGKTSSGRSSRTSASQSVVPLESLALLKRVVVNKRRRKAEETEKFQEGRMKRVKQASYKSHLRDQVKGKLASNSKFSYNSTSHKNVHKGLINKRGGHTILVRGGHNELEADDADYVPYVWKRTILSWMIDMGVLPINGKVKYMNQQKTKTMLEGWITREGINCSCCRKILPISEFELHAGSELLHPSQNIFLEDGEISLFLCKIEAWKKQVESERQGYYYFDVSCEDPNDDICGICGDGGSLMCCDACPSTFHLNCLGIEPPPGDWYCTNCCCKYCGIPSGGTDGAVLFSCHQCEARYHKDCTPCPESDSAIPKCPTISFCAKSCRMVFSGLQELLGTKHDIDAGLSWSVVRCFDDVDSSELALRSRQGVECNSKIAVAFAVMNECFLPIVDKRSGINLIHGVVYNCRSNLRRMNFQGFYTFTLEREDEIISVASIRIFGTRFAEMPFIGTRNMYRRQGMCHQLLSGIESALSSLNVEKLVIPAISELKDTWINVFGFRPLEVSQEVDARSINILVFPGTGLLQKQLLKSHSSENMSVDGVRLVKYDIEHHKKTSTHDSSEALCAILEFPYSAQTVGSCRNATEIERESSDHPAEAINCKSFEYKSSENAGDVSMNTYSKRRLTVSHSENKSQVDLTTDQKTLIDSSSDAINQEEYGIVSKQTPNVFASAFQNPKCSLPVKSPIKCKIFQDTCEDHRGCLDSITFKRVHDIRENMESIMLLGGSATLFGSESR; encoded by the exons ATGGGGAAGAAGGGGTGCGCGGTGAAAAAGCGAAGAGGGAATGGCGTCTCTGCGCCGAGGGATGCCAATGACACGAAGAGGAGGGAAATGAAACGGAAGTTAGGTTCGAGTACTTCGCAGCTGGACCCAGTAGATGAGGTGGACTGTGGAGTTGGATACAGCTCATTCTGTGGCGAAGGCAGTCGGAATGAGACGGCGGatgtggagaagaagaaaaaggaggttTTTGCTTCAGAAGAGATTTCTGTCTCTGATAATAAACAAGTTGCTGAGGCAGAGTTTGTTACAAAGCAGCGTGGTAACACTGATGCTGAGGTCCCTTCAAAGATGATCAAATTGGATTCCTGGGAACAAGGTGAAAAGGATAAATCTCTACTTGACGTTAACAAGCCGCCGCAAACTCTTATTTCACAATCTGGTACTGATAAAATAGAGACAAATGCAGGCATAGTTGGTGGTTCCGATCCCCTAGTGCCTGCAAATAGAAAGGTGGCTGGAGTGGGCGAAAACCAAATACAGATACGTCCAGAAAAGGCTGGAAAGGAGGGAGCTGAAAACACAAAGTCGATGAAATCACCAGGTAATTTTCAGAAACTCGGGGGCAACGATCATCATACTAGCGGTGGCGCGGGTGACAGAAGAGCCGAAATTGACATTTCACGATCCCAAGACCGTACTCTGAAGGTGCAAGGGAAAGCTGATGATGCCTTGAGGGTCCTACGTAGTAATAAAGTGGGTGGGTTTGAGAAATATTATATTAGGAGGAAATACAAGGGGGGGATCCCAAAGGATATAAACTCTGTTTTTCTTGCCCGGGCCACATTGAATGAACCAGCTCTTTCTCCATCTGAAAGGGTTGACGAAAATTCAAATTTTACTAGCACAATGAGTAAAAATGAATTGAGTAGGTCAAAACATGAGATCCCCAAGAAGAGTGGATCCGGCGAACCTAAAAAACAACAGAAAATTGTTTCTCCTGACCGAGAAAAAAGGAGAGTAGCAGACACTGCAAAGAGCAAAACTGCTTTGAGAACAAAGAGTAGATCCAGTACAGAAACATCTTTCAAGAAAAAACAAGCATCAAAGGTTGGAGGTGTATCTCACATTACAGAAAAGCAGAAACTTAGAGCACAGATAAAAAGTATACTTGTAGCTGCTGGTTGGACAATAGATCTTAGGCCAAGAAGGGGCAGAGACTATGAGGATTCTGTTTACATACCGCCTGAAGGTGGTAGTGGTTATTGGTCAATCACAAAGGCTTATGCAATTTATCAAAACAAATTAAGTATAACAAACAATGTGGTGGGCAAGACTTCTTCTGGAAGGAGCTCTAGAACTTCTGCTAGTCAATCTGTTGTACCTCTGGAGTCCCTTGCTTTATTGAAGAGAGTTGTTgttaacaagagaagaagaaaggcagAAGAGACTGAAAAATTCCAGGAGGGCAGAATGAAGAGGGTAAAGCAAGCTTCTTACAAGAGCCATCTTAGAGATCAGGTTAAGGGTAAACTGGcttcaaactcaaaattttcttataattcCACATCTCATAAGAATGTTCACAAAGGATTAATAAACAAAAGGGGTGGACACACCATCTTGGTTCGTGGTGGTCACAATGAGTTAGAAGCTGATGATGCAGACTATGTTCCGTATGTCTGGAAACGGACAATTCTTTCTTGGATGATAGATATGGGTGTATTGCCAATTAATGGAAAAGTGAAGTATATGAACCAACAAAAGACTAAAACAATGTTGGAAGGCTGGATTACTAGAGAAGGTATTAACTGCAGCTGTTGTCGCAAAATCCTACCAATATCGGAGTTCGAGCTTCATGCTGGTAGCGAACTCCTGCATCCTTCACAAAATATATTTCTGGAGGATGGAGAAATTTCCCTGTTCCTGTGCAAGATTGAGGCATGGAAAAAACAGGTTGAGTCTGAACGACAAGGATACTATTATTTTGATGTCAGCTGTGAAGACCCTAATGATGATATCTGTGGTATCTGTGGTGATGGTGGTTCCTTAATGTGTTGTGATGCCTGTCCTTCAACATTTCATCTGAACTGCTTGGGCATTGAG CCGCCTCCTGGAGATTGGTACTGCACAAACTGCTGCTGTAAGTACTGTGGCATTCCTAGTGGAGGAACTGATGGGGCAGTTTTATTTTCATGCCATCAGTGTGAGGCAAGAT ATCATAAAGACTGTACTCCCTGCCCTGAATCTGATTCTGCCATTCCCAAGTGTCCTACCATTTCCTTTTGTGCTAAAAGTTGTAGAATG GTTTTCAGTggattacaggagcttcttgggACGAAACATGATATTGACGCAGGATTGTCATGGAGTGTTGTTAGGTGTTTTGATGATGTGGATTCCTCTGAATTGGCATTAAGGTCGCGTCAAGGAGTGGAATGCAATTCAAAGATTGCAGTTGCCTTTGCAGTTATGAATGAATGCTTTCTTCCAATTGTTGATAAGAGAAGTGGCATTAACCTTATCCATGGTGTTGTGTATAATTGTAG ATCCAATTTGCGTCGGATGAACTTTCAAGGTTTCTACACATTTACTTTGGAAAGAGAAGACGAAATCATCTCTGTGGCATCCATTAG AATTTTTGGAACCAGATTTGCAGAAATGCCTTTTATTGGGACCAGAAACATGTACAGACGCCAAGGGATGTGCCATCAACTTCTTAGTGGAATTGAATCA GCCCTCTCTTCTCTAAACGTTGAAAAGTTAGTTATACCTGCAATTTCTGAATTAAAGGACACTTGGATTAATGTCTTTGGCTTTAGGCCTCTTGAGGTTTCTCAAGAAGTAGATGCCAGGTCCATAAACATATTGGTTTTTCCTGGCACTGGTTTATTACAGAAGCAATTGCTGAAAAGTCATTCATCAGAAAATATGTCTGTTGATGGAG TCAGATTGGTTAAATACGACATCGAACATCACAAGAAAACGTCAACTCATGATTCTTCTGAGGCCCTTTGTGCCATACTCGAATTCCCTTACTCTGCTCAAACTGTTGGCTCTTGCAGAAATGCTACTGAAATTGAAAGAGAGAGTTCAGATCATCCTGCAGAGGCCATCAATTGCAAATCTTTTGAATACAAGTCATCAGAGAATGCTGGTGATGTGTCAATGAACACTTATTCTAAGAGACGTTTAACAGTTTCTCACAGTGAAAATAAATCTCAAGTAGATCTTACAACTGATCAGAAAACTTTGATTGACAGTAGCTCTGATGCTATTAATCAGGAAGAATATGGTATTGTTTCCAAGCAAACACCCAATGTTTTTGCCTCTGCTTTTCAAAATCCAAAATGCTCTTTGCCTGTCAAATCTCCCATTAAGTGTAAGATTTTTCAAGATACATGTGAGGATCATCGTGGTTGTCTTGATTCTATTACCTTCAAGCGTGTGCATGACATTAGAGAAAACATGGAATCCATTATGCTCCTTGGTGGATCAGCCACACTGTTTGGTTCTGAATCTCGGTGA